In a genomic window of Cardiocondyla obscurior isolate alpha-2009 linkage group LG08, Cobs3.1, whole genome shotgun sequence:
- the LOC139104697 gene encoding PMS1 protein homolog 1, with product MPISELDVKTITLITTTQVITSVYAVVKELMENAIDAGADNIEINLIDNGTSLIEVKDNGCGISKEDAPYMALSSHTSKITHFDDLDALQTFGFRGEALNALCAVAEVNIITKTEEDNVGVLYTMNHNGQIVTDKPCSRSTGTTIQVKDLFKQIPVRRQIITNARKANQTIKLLEILMQCFGICKPNVRIQFRVNNNVTFTKPSLNNIKEAVNHILGRKIVSNMEWIESKSAEFTLQVMLPSKRAQDLSERSHPDLHYIFVNNRPIKHKDLEKLVNSLILEYFEQESRRRKMMFLVYLTLSPMDIDINLEPNKDAIFFKDQNKVFNAVEKCIRHFYGLKSVESSEQNVSNDTSACYEDYTFSLNENTPDTEQPVCKKRKIHTEERINQEDIIKEKTQLSNGNKCENFSKNNQQNDNQRCGNTLALTTHINPPNLSDSDSNDTFPAADKTNVNFEEDISTISQLPVVDLGEDFDIEEITHCNISMDKIEQKVDIQEKRQITLEAWSKGHVSGLEGGTNIKSDIAIEGKLEDNLNNTTVESDEIHIDHRDLNFLKHVRLQVAKEHPDTLTAAQKAKNITDFWKQLSSEERGYYRDIAGQEAKNTEWRQKKVERKVDANKMESEKNKNRLLQLFEKMKNKKNEKKEKLNMRTIVPWIIDRTKIITRSDFDSEHVIGRLTSNLWVATICERIWIVDILGLIKGLKVTDIDPDKIDAKKIERLLKQWLIERDDMSVMHSIHEFTKIV from the exons ATGCCGATTTCGGAACTGGATGTTAAAACGATCACGTTAATTACCACCACGCAAGTAATTACGTCTGTATATGCCGTAGTGAAAGAATTAATGGAAAATGCTATCGACGCTGGTGCGGATAACATCGAAATTAACCTT attgacAATGGTACATCCTTAATAGAAGTAAAAGACAATGGTTGTGGTATATCTAAGGAAGATGCACCGTATATGGCATTAAGTTCCCATACATCTAAAATAACACATTTTGATGATTTAG ATGCTTTACAAACTTTTGGATTTAGAGGTGAGGCACTTAATGCATTGTGTGCAGTAGCAGaagttaatattataacaaaaacaGAAGAGGATAATGTTGGAGTTTTATATACAATGAATCATAATGGACAAATTGTGACTGACAAACCTTGCTCGAGAAGCACTg GAACTACCATACAAGTAAaggatttatttaaacaaataccTGTTAGAAGACAAATAATAACCAACGCAAGAAAAGCTAATCAAACTATCAAATTATTGGAGATATTAATGCAATGTTTTGGGATATGTAAACCAAATGTACGAATTCAATTTAgagtaaataataatgttacatttacaaaaccaagtttaaataatattaaagaagcAGTAAATCATATATTGGGCAGAAAAATTGTGTCTAACATGGAATGGATCGAGTCTAAAAGTGCAGAA TTTACTTTGCAAGTAATGCTGCCTTCAAAAAGAGCACAGGATTTATCAGAAAGGTCTCATCCTGACTTACactatatttttgtaaataataggCCAATTAAACATAAGGATTTAGAAAAG cTAGTAAATAGTTTGATATTAGAATATTTTGAACAAGAATCTCGTCGAAGAAAAATGATGTTTCTTGTGTACCTTACTTTGAGCCCAATGGACATTGACATTAATTTAGAACCAAATAAAGATGCGATCTTTTTTAAAGACCAg aataaaGTCTTTAATGCtgtagaaaaatgtataagaCACTTTTATGGACTTAAATCCGTGGAAAGCAGTGAACAAAATGTTTCTAACGATACGTCTGCCTGTTATGAAGATTATACATTTAGTTTGAATGAAAATACGCCTGATACTGAACAGCCTGTAtgtaaaaaacgaaaaattcaTACTGAAGAGAGAATTAATCAAGAAGAtattattaaagagaaaacACAACTTAGTAATGGCAATAAGTgtgaaaatttttctaaaaataatcaacagAATGATAATCAGCGTTGCGGAAATACGTTAGCTCTAACAACTCACATAAATCCACCAAATTTGAGTGATTCTGATTCAAACGATACCTTCCCTGCTGCAGATAAAAC gAATGTGAATTTCGAAGAAGATATTTCAACTATAAGTCAACTACCTGTAGTAGACCTAGGCGAGGATTTTGATATAGAAGAAATTACACATTGTAATATTTCCATGGATAAAATCGAGCAGAAAGTAGATATCCAAGAAAAGAGGCAAATTACATTGGAAGCATGGAGTAAAGGACATGTCTCTGGACTCGAG GGTGgtacaaatataaaatcagaTATTGCTATTGAAGGAAAATTagaagataatttaaataatacaactGTTGAATCAGATGAAATACACATTGATCATCGAgatcttaattttctaaaacatGTTCGATTAcaag TTGCAAAGGAACATCCCGATACATTAACAGCAGCTCAAAAGGCGAAAAATATTACTGATTTCTGGAAGCAACTATCATCCGAAGAGCGTGgttattatcgcgatattgCCGGTCAAGAAGCAAAAAACACAGAATGGAGGCAAAAAAAAGTCGAGAGGAAAGTTGATGCTAATAAAATGGaatcggaaaaaaataagaaccGGCTATTACAACTAtttgaaaaaatgaaaaataaaaagaacgagaaaaaagaaaaattaaatatgcggACAATAGTACCCTGGATTATTGACAGAACTAAGATAATTACAAG ATCAGATTTTGATAGTGAGCACGTAATAGGTCGATTAACATCCAATTTGTGGGTTGCTACGATATGCGAACGAATATGGATTGTAGATATTCTTGGTCTGATTAAGGGCTTGAAAGTTACCGATATAGATCCAGACAAG ATTGATGCGAAGAAGATCGAACGCCTTCTTAAACAATGGCTAATAGAACGTGATGATATGTCAGTAATGCATTCTATACAcgaatttacaaaaatagtgTAA
- the Rpl5 gene encoding large ribosomal subunit protein uL18 has product MGFVKVVKNKQYFKRYQVKFKRRREGKTDYYARKRLTIQDKNKYNTPKYRLIVRLSNKDITCQVAYSRIEGDRIVCAAYSHELPKYGIKVGLTNYASAYCTGLLLARRLLKKLGLDTLYVGTTDVTGDEYNLQELDDGPGAFRCYLDTGLMRTTTGARVFGAMKGAVDGGLNIPHSTKRFPGYDGESKSFNADVHRQHIFGQHVANYMRTLEEEDDEAFKRQFSQYIKHGISANDIENIYKKAHETIRANPEHTKVAKEKPAIKKRWNRAKLSLSERKNRVAQKKASFLKTLEEAEV; this is encoded by the exons atg GGATTCGTAAAAGTGGTTAAGAATAAGCAATATTTCAAGCGATATCAAGTCAAATTTAAGAGGCGTCGTGAAGGAAAAACTGATTATTATGCTCGCAAGCGGTTAACAATTCAGGATAAGAACAAATATAATACACCTAAGTACAGGCTGATTGTACGCTTGTCTAACAAGGACATAACATGTCag gttGCTTATTCAAGAATTGAAGGGGATAGAATTGTATGTGCTGCTTACAGTCATGAACTTCCTAAATATGGAATTAAAGTTGGTCTTACCAATTATGCATCTGCCTACTGTACTGGCTTGCTTTTGGCTAGAAGA cTTCTCAAGAAACTGGGATTGGATACCTTATATGTAGGTACCACAGATGTGACTGGTGATGAATACAATCTCCAGGAATTAGATGATGGTCCAGGTGCCTTTAGATGTTATCTAGACACAGGATTAATGCGCACCACAACAGGTGCCCGAGTTTTCGGTGCTATGAAAGGTGCAGTTGATGGCGGTCTTAATATTCCTCATag CACAAAAAGATTCCCGGGCTATGATGGCGAATCAAAGTCGTTCAATGCAGATGTACATCGACAGCATATATTCGGCCAACACGTTGCAAATTATATGAGAACTTTAGAAGAGGAAGATGATGAAGCTTTTAAGAGGCAGTTTTCGCAGTATATCAAGCATGGCATATCTGCAAATGAT atcgagaACATATACAAGAAGGCCCATGAAACCATCCGGGCTAATCCAGAGCATACAAAGGTTGCGAAGGAGAAGCCAGCTATCAAGAAGAGATGGAACCGTGCGAAATTGTCGTTGTCCGAAAGGAAAAATCGCGTGGCCCAAAAGAAAGCTTCTTTCCTTAAGACTTTGGAGGAAGCGGAGGTGTAA
- the LOC139104703 gene encoding mitochondrial-processing peptidase subunit alpha, producing MFSRMLRKPLIVSIKKSFNHSGYFNSWRNFSSQRIPPDLQENQKTVTSFPPLTEPIPNLPKAIYSTAKEEDQTTQITVLPNGLKIASENRFGQFCTIGVLIDSGPRYEVAYPSGISHFLEKLAFSSTNTFDSKDKIMLALEKYGGICDCQASRDTFVYAASAERRGLDIVTQVLGDIVLRPQITEEEVHIARQTVRFELESLHTRPEQEPILMDMIHSVAYKQNTLGLPKICPEKNIEKIDRNILHTYLKHHYVPNRMVVAGVGVEHDDLVNSVTKYFVDQKPIWEEQTDLILPNAHSVDMSIAQYTGGYILEECNVPIYAGPSGLPELSHVVIGLEGCSHQDSDFVAMCVLNMMMGGGGSFSAGGPGKGMYTRLYTNVLNRYHWLYSATAYNHAYIDTGLFCIHASCTPSHVKDMVEVIVHEMVTMTSGISDSELARAKKQLQSMLLMNLEQRPVVFEDIGRQVLATGSRKRPEYFIQAIDGISKDDINRVARRLLKSPPCLAARGEVKTIPSLADIQNGLLDTQGRLPGSRSRLSLFR from the exons ATGTTCTCGAGGATGTTGCGAAAACCGTTAATCGTTTCAATTAAGAAAAG ttttaatcaCTCTGGATATTTCAATTCCTGGCGTAACTTCTCCTCTCAGAGAATACCTCCGGATTTACAAGAGAATCAAAAGACCGTCACCTCTTTTCCACCGCTCACAGAACCTATACCAAATTTGCCAAAAGCTATTTATTCGACCGCAAAAGAGGAAGATCAGACGACGCAGATCACAGTTTTACCAAAtggtttaaaaattgcatctgAAAATAGATTTGGACAATTTTGTACCATAGGTG TCCTCATTGACTCAGGACCACGATATGAAGTAGCATATCCCAGTGGTATTTCTCACTTTCTTGAAAAGTTAGCATTTAGT tCTACAAACACATTTGAtagtaaagataaaataatgctAGCACTAGAAAAATATGGTGGTATATGTGATTGTCAAGCATCTCGTGATACATTTGTCTATGCAGCATCGGCAGAACGTCGAGGATTGGATATAGTTACTCAAGTTCTGGGTGATATTGTTTTAAGGCCTCAAATTACAGAAGAAGag gTGCATATTGCCAGACAAACAGTACGTTTTGAATTGGAATCTTTACATACCAGGCCAGAACAAGAACCTATATTGATGGACATGATTCATTCT GTTGCATATAAGCAGAACACGTTAGGTTTACCGAAAATCTGTCCAGAAAAGAATATCGAAAAAATTGATAGGAACATTTTGCACACATATCTCAAACATCATTATGTACCAAATAGAATGGTAGTGGCTGGAGTTGGTGTCGAACATGATGACCTGGTCAACTCTGTTACCAA ATATTTTGTAGACCAGAAACCTATCTGGGAAGAACAAACTGATCTCATTCTACCAAATGCACATTCTGTCGACATGTCTATCGCACAATATACTGGAGGATACATTTTG GAAGAATGTAATGTGCCGATTTACGCAGGACCAAGCGGTTTACCCGAATTATCGCACGTTGTTATAGGTTTAGAAGGCTGCTCGCATCAAGATTCAGATTTTGTTGCTATGTGTGTATTAAATATGATGATGGGAGGCGGTGGCAGTTTTAGCGCTGGCGGGCCTGGAAAAGGCATGTATACGCGTTTATATACCAATGTGTTGAAtag ATATCATTGGTTATACAGTGCAACGGCATACAACCATGCTTATATAGACACTGGTTTATTTTGCATTCATGCTTCGTGTACGCCGTCTCACGTAAAGGATATGGTGGAAGTAATTGTACACGAAATGGTCACTATGACGAGCGGAATCTCGGATAGCGAATTAGCG AGAGCAAAGAAGCAATTACAGTCGATGCTACTTATGAACTTAGAGCAACGGCCCGTTGTATTCGAAGACATTGGAAGACAAGTCTTAGCGACCGGCTCCAGAAAACGGCCTGAATATTTCATACAAGCCATTG ATGGAATATCTAAAGACGATATTAATCGAGTAGCgcgacgtttattaaaatcgcCACCTTGCTTAGCAGCACGTGGCGAAGTAAAGACTATACCTTCCTTAGCAGACATTCAAAATGGTTTACTTGATACGCAAGGTCGGTTACCTGGTTCTCGCAGCAGATTATCactttttcgttaa